From one Pedobacter faecalis genomic stretch:
- the mfd gene encoding transcription-repair coupling factor, which translates to MNIRDLINRYKTDSRVEALAKSLNTGKGTKVQMRGLVGSSDVVVAVASYFMLHKPMLFVLPDREEAAYFQSDLESILDNEVLLFPSSFRKAFEFTQVDTANVLARAEVLNELNHHSEYGRMVVTYPEALAEKVINRSVLEKNTLEISLGAKLGIDFINEFLIDYDFERTDFVYEPGQFSIRGGIVDIFSFSHDLPYRVEFFGDEVESIRTFDIESQLSVEEVNLLTIIPNVQSKYLTENNISLLDYIDSDTQLWFKDVEFTLDITKSGYKKAVELWKALPSKEKQENADWIDPKFAFSDEKMLADTLQDFTLIEFGKQFFYKTEHLLNFETRPQPSFNKDFSLLIHNLKANEKEGVHNFIFSASSKQTERLYAILDDIDKTARFTPVNISLREGFIDAGQHVAFYTDHQIFDRFYKYKLKRGYHRSQAITLKELRDLKPGDYVTHIDHGIGKYAGLEKVDVNGKTQEMIRLVYADNDLLYVNINSLNRIAKYTGKDGTAPKMNKLGTEAWDKLKKTTKKKVKDIARDLIKLYAMRKAQVGTAFAPDGFLETELEASFIYEDTPDQVKATSDVKRDMEAPHPMDRLVCGDVGFGKTEIAIRAAFKAVANGKQAAVLVPTTILALQHFKTFSSRLKDFPCKVDYINRFKTSKQIKDTLKEVSEGKVDIIIGTHRLLSKDVKFKDLGIMIIDEEQKFGVSSKEKLRALRVNVDTLTLTATPIPRTLHFSLMGARDLSIMSTPPPNRQAVNTELHVFNDKLIQEAVQYELDRGGQVFFIHNRVNDLPQLGGLIQRLVPKARIGIAHGQLDGDQLEDVMLDFINGEKDVLVATTIIEAGLDIPNANTIIINHAHMFGLSDLHQMRGRVGRSNKKAFCYLLSPPLSTLTSEARKRLSAIEEFSDLGSGFNIAMRDLDIRGSGNLLGAEQSGFIAEIGFEMYHKILDEAIQELKDDEFKDLFKDQPEKPFVTFTQIDTDLELYIPDNYVTNITERYNLYTELSKIEDNTQLEAFEKSLRDRFGPVPKQVQTMLSVLRLQWVAKKLAFEKITFKKGILRGYFVSDKQSPFFDSNTFNKILHFAQMHPRLCNLKEVKDSLRIAFDNLNTVDEAVEMLEMVLH; encoded by the coding sequence GTGAATATCCGCGACCTCATTAACAGATACAAGACGGACAGCAGGGTAGAGGCCCTTGCGAAGTCGTTGAATACAGGCAAGGGAACAAAGGTTCAAATGCGTGGTTTGGTCGGGTCATCAGACGTCGTTGTTGCTGTCGCCAGCTATTTCATGCTGCATAAACCCATGCTCTTTGTTTTGCCCGACAGGGAAGAGGCAGCCTACTTCCAATCTGATCTGGAGAGTATACTCGACAACGAAGTGCTGTTGTTTCCATCCTCATTTCGTAAAGCATTTGAATTCACCCAGGTTGATACGGCAAACGTGCTGGCGCGGGCAGAAGTGCTCAACGAGCTCAACCATCATTCCGAATACGGACGCATGGTGGTCACCTACCCCGAAGCATTGGCGGAAAAGGTTATAAATCGGTCAGTACTTGAAAAAAACACACTTGAGATTAGCCTTGGCGCCAAACTCGGCATAGACTTCATAAATGAATTTCTGATAGATTACGATTTTGAAAGAACCGATTTCGTCTATGAACCCGGACAATTTTCTATACGAGGAGGTATTGTAGACATATTTTCTTTCTCCCATGATCTTCCCTATCGCGTCGAATTTTTCGGCGATGAAGTGGAAAGCATAAGAACATTCGACATAGAGAGCCAATTGTCTGTGGAGGAGGTTAATCTGCTTACGATCATTCCAAACGTCCAGTCCAAATATCTTACCGAGAACAACATCAGTCTGCTGGATTATATCGATTCCGACACGCAACTGTGGTTCAAAGACGTGGAATTTACGCTCGACATCACGAAGTCCGGATACAAGAAAGCTGTAGAGCTTTGGAAAGCACTTCCCAGTAAAGAAAAACAGGAAAACGCCGACTGGATTGATCCGAAATTCGCTTTTTCAGACGAAAAGATGCTGGCTGACACGCTGCAGGATTTCACATTGATCGAGTTTGGAAAACAGTTCTTTTATAAAACTGAACACCTCCTCAACTTCGAAACAAGACCTCAACCATCTTTCAACAAAGATTTCTCACTGCTTATTCACAACCTGAAAGCAAACGAAAAAGAAGGCGTTCACAATTTCATATTCAGCGCTTCATCCAAACAAACAGAGCGATTATATGCCATTCTGGATGATATCGACAAAACAGCACGGTTTACGCCGGTAAATATCTCTTTGAGGGAGGGCTTTATCGATGCTGGTCAACATGTTGCGTTTTATACCGATCATCAGATTTTCGACCGCTTTTATAAATATAAGCTAAAGAGAGGCTACCATCGAAGTCAGGCGATCACCTTGAAAGAGCTGCGCGATCTCAAACCTGGCGACTATGTCACCCATATCGATCACGGAATAGGAAAATACGCTGGGCTGGAAAAAGTAGATGTAAACGGAAAGACACAGGAAATGATCCGGCTTGTTTATGCCGATAATGATCTTTTGTATGTGAATATCAATTCCCTCAACCGTATTGCCAAATACACCGGCAAAGACGGCACGGCTCCCAAAATGAATAAGCTTGGGACGGAAGCCTGGGACAAGCTGAAGAAAACAACAAAAAAAAAAGTTAAAGACATTGCGCGCGACCTGATCAAGCTCTATGCCATGCGCAAAGCTCAGGTCGGTACCGCTTTCGCTCCCGATGGCTTTTTGGAGACAGAGCTTGAGGCCTCGTTTATTTATGAGGATACCCCCGACCAGGTAAAGGCCACGAGCGACGTCAAAAGGGATATGGAAGCCCCGCATCCTATGGACCGGTTGGTATGTGGCGATGTAGGTTTCGGCAAAACCGAAATAGCCATTCGTGCGGCTTTCAAAGCCGTCGCAAACGGCAAGCAGGCAGCAGTACTTGTCCCCACCACAATTCTGGCACTACAGCACTTCAAAACGTTTTCAAGCCGCTTAAAAGACTTCCCTTGTAAAGTGGACTATATAAATCGCTTCAAAACCAGCAAACAGATTAAAGACACGCTGAAGGAAGTTTCAGAAGGAAAGGTTGATATTATCATTGGCACGCACCGACTATTAAGTAAGGATGTGAAATTTAAGGACCTTGGCATTATGATTATCGATGAGGAACAGAAATTCGGTGTCTCCTCAAAGGAAAAACTGAGGGCGTTACGAGTCAATGTAGACACACTTACGCTTACTGCTACGCCCATTCCCCGTACGCTTCACTTCTCCCTGATGGGCGCCAGGGATCTTTCCATTATGAGTACGCCTCCGCCAAACCGGCAGGCGGTAAATACTGAACTGCACGTATTCAATGATAAACTGATCCAGGAGGCGGTCCAGTACGAGCTTGACCGTGGTGGACAGGTATTTTTCATCCACAACCGGGTAAACGACCTGCCCCAGCTTGGCGGGTTAATACAGCGACTGGTGCCCAAGGCACGCATAGGTATTGCTCATGGTCAGCTTGATGGCGACCAGCTTGAAGATGTTATGCTCGACTTCATAAACGGAGAAAAAGATGTACTTGTAGCAACTACAATCATCGAAGCAGGCCTCGATATTCCCAACGCGAACACCATCATCATTAATCATGCACATATGTTTGGGTTAAGCGATCTGCACCAGATGCGTGGTCGTGTAGGCCGTTCCAATAAGAAAGCGTTCTGCTACCTGCTTAGTCCTCCGCTCAGCACACTAACCTCTGAAGCACGAAAACGCCTCAGCGCCATTGAAGAGTTTTCCGATCTGGGCAGTGGTTTCAATATTGCTATGCGCGATCTGGATATCCGCGGCAGCGGTAACCTCCTGGGAGCAGAACAAAGTGGTTTTATTGCCGAAATCGGATTTGAGATGTATCACAAAATACTCGACGAAGCCATACAGGAATTAAAGGACGATGAATTTAAAGACCTGTTCAAAGATCAGCCGGAAAAACCGTTTGTAACCTTCACTCAAATAGATACTGATCTGGAGTTATACATTCCGGACAACTATGTAACCAACATCACCGAGCGGTATAATCTGTATACAGAACTATCGAAGATAGAGGATAACACACAGCTGGAAGCCTTTGAAAAATCCCTGCGCGACAGATTTGGTCCGGTTCCTAAGCAGGTACAAACCATGCTTAGCGTATTACGTTTACAATGGGTGGCTAAAAAACTTGCCTTTGAAAAAATAACGTTCAAAAAAGGAATATTACGTGGTTACTTTGTGTCAGATAAGCAATCACCTTTTTTTGATTCCAATACATTCAATAAGATTCTGCACTTTGCGCAGATGCATCCCAGACTATGCAATCTTAAAGAAGTTAAAGACAGTTTGCGCATCGCTTTTGATAACTTAAACACAGTAGACGAAGCAGTGGAAATGCTCGAAATGGTATTGCATTAA